The Cervus elaphus chromosome 22, mCerEla1.1, whole genome shotgun sequence genome has a window encoding:
- the BCL2L14 gene encoding apoptosis facilitator Bcl-2-like protein 14 isoform X2, with amino-acid sequence MCTASPCDLEEIPLDDEDPDSLEYKILEFYVKHHVFQNTSVVLSPKLLRTRSLSQKGPESWPVNEAWTQGPWPCRNSQSSEKAINLTKKKSSWRTLFGVAEKEEDSQSSPPEIRAQAQRVGGPQVRPRSPKWPRSRSSMDQRLEHKAADPRVVSIANRVAEIVYSWPPPEEFHSQGGGFNSQELPVLQSFEGQSGAKSTKKACGSLSQTPGDDEGPSWLLSWQHIKRQGRGVFNRGGAPQPPIQTGEDQIIARIVELLKYSGEQLERELKKDKVLMTCFQDGLSYPVFKTITDQFLRTVDTRGESEFKAQGFKAALAIDVIAKLTTVDNHPMNRVLGFGTKYLKDNFSPWIQQHGGWEKILRIPHEEVD; translated from the exons ATGTGCACTGCCAGCCCCTGTGACCTGGAAGAGATCCCCCTGGATGATGAGGACCCAGACAGCTTGGAGTACAAAATCCTGGAGTTCTATGTCAAACACCACGTCTTCCAGAACACCTCTGTCGTCCTCTCACCAAAGCTCCTGAGAACAAGGAGTCTGTCCCAGAAAGGGCCGGAGAGCTGGCCAGTGAATGAGGCATGGACGCAGGGGCCGTGGCCCTGCAGAAATTCCCAATCCAGCGAGAAGGCCATAAACCTCACCAAGAAAAAGTCGTCTTGGAGGACCCTCTTCGGGGtagcagagaaggaggaggactCACAGAGCTCGCCTCCGGAAATCCGTGCCCAGGCACAAAGGGTGGGGGGACCTCAGGTCCGTCCTCGGAGTCCGAAATGGCCAAGGTCCCGCTCCAGCATGGACCAGCGCTTAGAGCACAAAG CTGCGGACCCCAGAGTCGTTTCCATTGCCAACCGAGTCGCTGAAATTGTTTATTCCTGGCCGCCGCCAGAAGAGTTCCACAGCCAGGGAGGAGGCTTCAACTCCCAAGAGCTTCCGGTACTCCAGAGTTTCGAAGGGCAGTCTGGAGCTAAAAGTACCAAGAAAG CCTGTGGTTCTCTTTCTCAAACTCCAGGGGACGATGAGGGGCCCAGCTGGCTCTTGAGCTGGCAGCACATCAAGCGACAAGGCAGAGGAGTCTTCAATCGTGGCGgtgccccccaaccccccatcCAAACTG GAGAAGACCAAATAATAGCCAGAATTGTTGAGCTGCTGAAATATTCAGGGGAGCAGTTGGAAAGAGAG TTGAAGAAAGACAAGGTTTTGATGACCTGCTTCCAGGATGGGTTATCCTATCCTGTTTTCAAGACCATCACAGACCAGTTCCTAAGGACCGTGGACACCAGGGGAGAATCAGAGTTCAAAGCTCAGGGCTTTAAAGCTGCTCTTGCGATAGATGTCATAGCCAAGCTCACGACTGTCGACAACCACCCCATGAACAGGGTGCTGGGTTTTGGAACCAAGTACCTGAAAGATAATTTCTCGCCCTGGATCCAGCAGCATGGTGGATGG gAGAAAATACTTAGGATACCACACGAAGAAGTAGACTGA
- the BCL2L14 gene encoding apoptosis facilitator Bcl-2-like protein 14 isoform X4, with translation MCTASPCDLEEIPLDDEDPDSLEYKILEFYVKHHVFQNTSVVLSPKLLRTRSLSQKGPESWPVNEAWTQGPWPCRNSQSSEKAINLTKKKSSWRTLFGVAEKEEDSQSSPPEIRAQAQRVGGPQVRPRSPKWPRSRSSMDQRLEHKAADPRVVSIANRVAEIVYSWPPPEEFHSQGGGFNSQELPVLQSFEGQSGAKSTKKGDDEGPSWLLSWQHIKRQGRGVFNRGGAPQPPIQTGEDQIIARIVELLKYSGEQLERELKKDKVLMTCFQDGLSYPVFKTITDQFLRTVDTRGESEFKAQGFKAALAIDVIAKLTTVDNHPMNRVLGFGTKYLKDNFSPWIQQHGGWEKILRIPHEEVD, from the exons ATGTGCACTGCCAGCCCCTGTGACCTGGAAGAGATCCCCCTGGATGATGAGGACCCAGACAGCTTGGAGTACAAAATCCTGGAGTTCTATGTCAAACACCACGTCTTCCAGAACACCTCTGTCGTCCTCTCACCAAAGCTCCTGAGAACAAGGAGTCTGTCCCAGAAAGGGCCGGAGAGCTGGCCAGTGAATGAGGCATGGACGCAGGGGCCGTGGCCCTGCAGAAATTCCCAATCCAGCGAGAAGGCCATAAACCTCACCAAGAAAAAGTCGTCTTGGAGGACCCTCTTCGGGGtagcagagaaggaggaggactCACAGAGCTCGCCTCCGGAAATCCGTGCCCAGGCACAAAGGGTGGGGGGACCTCAGGTCCGTCCTCGGAGTCCGAAATGGCCAAGGTCCCGCTCCAGCATGGACCAGCGCTTAGAGCACAAAG CTGCGGACCCCAGAGTCGTTTCCATTGCCAACCGAGTCGCTGAAATTGTTTATTCCTGGCCGCCGCCAGAAGAGTTCCACAGCCAGGGAGGAGGCTTCAACTCCCAAGAGCTTCCGGTACTCCAGAGTTTCGAAGGGCAGTCTGGAGCTAAAAGTACCAAGAAAG GGGACGATGAGGGGCCCAGCTGGCTCTTGAGCTGGCAGCACATCAAGCGACAAGGCAGAGGAGTCTTCAATCGTGGCGgtgccccccaaccccccatcCAAACTG GAGAAGACCAAATAATAGCCAGAATTGTTGAGCTGCTGAAATATTCAGGGGAGCAGTTGGAAAGAGAG TTGAAGAAAGACAAGGTTTTGATGACCTGCTTCCAGGATGGGTTATCCTATCCTGTTTTCAAGACCATCACAGACCAGTTCCTAAGGACCGTGGACACCAGGGGAGAATCAGAGTTCAAAGCTCAGGGCTTTAAAGCTGCTCTTGCGATAGATGTCATAGCCAAGCTCACGACTGTCGACAACCACCCCATGAACAGGGTGCTGGGTTTTGGAACCAAGTACCTGAAAGATAATTTCTCGCCCTGGATCCAGCAGCATGGTGGATGG gAGAAAATACTTAGGATACCACACGAAGAAGTAGACTGA
- the BCL2L14 gene encoding apoptosis facilitator Bcl-2-like protein 14 isoform X1 — MCTASPCDLEEIPLDDEDPDSLEYKILEFYVKHHVFQNTSVVLSPKLLRTRSLSQKGPESWPVNEAWTQGPWPCRNSQSSEKAINLTKKKSSWRTLFGVAEKEEDSQSSPPEIRAQAQRVGGPQVRPRSPKWPRSRSSMDQRLEHKAADPRVVSIANRVAEIVYSWPPPEEFHSQGGGFNSQELPVLQSFEGQSGAKSTKKACGSLSQTPGDDEGPSWLLSWQHIKRQGRGVFNRGGAPQPPIQTEGEDQIIARIVELLKYSGEQLERELKKDKVLMTCFQDGLSYPVFKTITDQFLRTVDTRGESEFKAQGFKAALAIDVIAKLTTVDNHPMNRVLGFGTKYLKDNFSPWIQQHGGWEKILRIPHEEVD, encoded by the exons ATGTGCACTGCCAGCCCCTGTGACCTGGAAGAGATCCCCCTGGATGATGAGGACCCAGACAGCTTGGAGTACAAAATCCTGGAGTTCTATGTCAAACACCACGTCTTCCAGAACACCTCTGTCGTCCTCTCACCAAAGCTCCTGAGAACAAGGAGTCTGTCCCAGAAAGGGCCGGAGAGCTGGCCAGTGAATGAGGCATGGACGCAGGGGCCGTGGCCCTGCAGAAATTCCCAATCCAGCGAGAAGGCCATAAACCTCACCAAGAAAAAGTCGTCTTGGAGGACCCTCTTCGGGGtagcagagaaggaggaggactCACAGAGCTCGCCTCCGGAAATCCGTGCCCAGGCACAAAGGGTGGGGGGACCTCAGGTCCGTCCTCGGAGTCCGAAATGGCCAAGGTCCCGCTCCAGCATGGACCAGCGCTTAGAGCACAAAG CTGCGGACCCCAGAGTCGTTTCCATTGCCAACCGAGTCGCTGAAATTGTTTATTCCTGGCCGCCGCCAGAAGAGTTCCACAGCCAGGGAGGAGGCTTCAACTCCCAAGAGCTTCCGGTACTCCAGAGTTTCGAAGGGCAGTCTGGAGCTAAAAGTACCAAGAAAG CCTGTGGTTCTCTTTCTCAAACTCCAGGGGACGATGAGGGGCCCAGCTGGCTCTTGAGCTGGCAGCACATCAAGCGACAAGGCAGAGGAGTCTTCAATCGTGGCGgtgccccccaaccccccatcCAAACTG AAGGAGAAGACCAAATAATAGCCAGAATTGTTGAGCTGCTGAAATATTCAGGGGAGCAGTTGGAAAGAGAG TTGAAGAAAGACAAGGTTTTGATGACCTGCTTCCAGGATGGGTTATCCTATCCTGTTTTCAAGACCATCACAGACCAGTTCCTAAGGACCGTGGACACCAGGGGAGAATCAGAGTTCAAAGCTCAGGGCTTTAAAGCTGCTCTTGCGATAGATGTCATAGCCAAGCTCACGACTGTCGACAACCACCCCATGAACAGGGTGCTGGGTTTTGGAACCAAGTACCTGAAAGATAATTTCTCGCCCTGGATCCAGCAGCATGGTGGATGG gAGAAAATACTTAGGATACCACACGAAGAAGTAGACTGA
- the BCL2L14 gene encoding apoptosis facilitator Bcl-2-like protein 14 isoform X3 — protein sequence MCTASPCDLEEIPLDDEDPDSLEYKILEFYVKHHVFQNTSVVLSPKLLRTRSLSQKGPESWPVNEAWTQGPWPCRNSQSSEKAINLTKKKSSWRTLFGVAEKEEDSQSSPPEIRAQAQRVGGPQVRPRSPKWPRSRSSMDQRLEHKAADPRVVSIANRVAEIVYSWPPPEEFHSQGGGFNSQELPVLQSFEGQSGAKSTKKGDDEGPSWLLSWQHIKRQGRGVFNRGGAPQPPIQTEGEDQIIARIVELLKYSGEQLERELKKDKVLMTCFQDGLSYPVFKTITDQFLRTVDTRGESEFKAQGFKAALAIDVIAKLTTVDNHPMNRVLGFGTKYLKDNFSPWIQQHGGWEKILRIPHEEVD from the exons ATGTGCACTGCCAGCCCCTGTGACCTGGAAGAGATCCCCCTGGATGATGAGGACCCAGACAGCTTGGAGTACAAAATCCTGGAGTTCTATGTCAAACACCACGTCTTCCAGAACACCTCTGTCGTCCTCTCACCAAAGCTCCTGAGAACAAGGAGTCTGTCCCAGAAAGGGCCGGAGAGCTGGCCAGTGAATGAGGCATGGACGCAGGGGCCGTGGCCCTGCAGAAATTCCCAATCCAGCGAGAAGGCCATAAACCTCACCAAGAAAAAGTCGTCTTGGAGGACCCTCTTCGGGGtagcagagaaggaggaggactCACAGAGCTCGCCTCCGGAAATCCGTGCCCAGGCACAAAGGGTGGGGGGACCTCAGGTCCGTCCTCGGAGTCCGAAATGGCCAAGGTCCCGCTCCAGCATGGACCAGCGCTTAGAGCACAAAG CTGCGGACCCCAGAGTCGTTTCCATTGCCAACCGAGTCGCTGAAATTGTTTATTCCTGGCCGCCGCCAGAAGAGTTCCACAGCCAGGGAGGAGGCTTCAACTCCCAAGAGCTTCCGGTACTCCAGAGTTTCGAAGGGCAGTCTGGAGCTAAAAGTACCAAGAAAG GGGACGATGAGGGGCCCAGCTGGCTCTTGAGCTGGCAGCACATCAAGCGACAAGGCAGAGGAGTCTTCAATCGTGGCGgtgccccccaaccccccatcCAAACTG AAGGAGAAGACCAAATAATAGCCAGAATTGTTGAGCTGCTGAAATATTCAGGGGAGCAGTTGGAAAGAGAG TTGAAGAAAGACAAGGTTTTGATGACCTGCTTCCAGGATGGGTTATCCTATCCTGTTTTCAAGACCATCACAGACCAGTTCCTAAGGACCGTGGACACCAGGGGAGAATCAGAGTTCAAAGCTCAGGGCTTTAAAGCTGCTCTTGCGATAGATGTCATAGCCAAGCTCACGACTGTCGACAACCACCCCATGAACAGGGTGCTGGGTTTTGGAACCAAGTACCTGAAAGATAATTTCTCGCCCTGGATCCAGCAGCATGGTGGATGG gAGAAAATACTTAGGATACCACACGAAGAAGTAGACTGA